A stretch of Imperialibacter roseus DNA encodes these proteins:
- a CDS encoding toxin-antitoxin system YwqK family antitoxin: protein MKVVFCFSIILVLAGCAPLIPDIEIVESQETLSRDLEGRLHHKDRLFSGYLVEYYPDGTLKTRSAYSGGLLESVSYGYYPTGEVMYARLYVKGEKHGTHAGYYPDGSLKFRYHFVAGKSVGNHQEWYENGLLAKDLNYVNGQPFGSQKMWRPDGKIRSNYVIREDGRRYGLVGVKRCKNIDTELEQITRLTSAIYDK from the coding sequence ATGAAGGTTGTTTTTTGTTTTTCAATTATTCTGGTATTGGCGGGCTGCGCCCCGCTGATACCGGATATTGAAATAGTGGAAAGCCAAGAGACTTTGTCAAGAGACCTGGAAGGCCGGCTACACCACAAAGACAGATTGTTCTCCGGCTACCTGGTGGAATACTATCCTGACGGCACGCTGAAAACCAGGTCAGCCTACAGCGGTGGCTTGCTGGAATCGGTTAGCTACGGCTACTACCCCACCGGAGAAGTGATGTATGCAAGACTCTACGTGAAAGGAGAAAAGCATGGCACGCATGCCGGGTATTACCCCGATGGCAGCTTGAAATTTCGGTACCATTTTGTAGCGGGCAAGAGCGTAGGCAACCACCAGGAGTGGTACGAAAACGGCCTGCTGGCAAAAGACCTGAACTATGTAAACGGCCAGCCATTCGGATCGCAGAAAATGTGGAGGCCCGATGGAAAAATCAGATCCAACTACGTCATCCGTGAAGATGGGAGGCGGTATGGACTCGTGGGTGTAAAACGCTGTAAGAACATTGATACTGAATTGGAGCAAATCACACGACTAACCTCTGCCATATATGATAAATAG
- a CDS encoding MBG domain-containing protein: protein MIRYFLSACLWMIGGYAISQPVGWEVDPSEYEYSASFTWQVQFTSSTAVDGTDYLAAFVDGEVRGVVSSLYHPGFEKYFFPILVYSNSVNEEGLTFKYYDASEGATYQIDNEYQFVLDRSSGSYSDPLLFTVDDRLSQTIAFGALERVSYGAGPYELTATATSGLTVSYASSDQTVATVSGSTLTVVGAGSVTITASQGGADTYRAAEDVPQVLVVDQAGQTITFEAIDKVDISVGSVQLTASASSGLDVAYSLVSGSATLSGNTLTLTGTGEVVVAADQEGDANYLEAVQVIQSFSVTDSSKQHQQIVFDQLEEQSYGGGSFELLASASSGLSVSYASSNTAVATISGSTVTIVGAGSTEITASQLGDDSYNPADEVVRTLVVNKASQTISIDSLADVDISAGSIELTASATSGLEVEFTLRSGPGILSENILTLTGSGAIYIAADQAGNDNYAAADQVLYSFFVTETGRQAQSITFGALDEKTYGDESFELTATASSELTVAYSSSNDNIASISGSTVTIVGAGSVIITASQPGNDMYEGAPDKVQLLIVNKANLMVVADDKIINQGEDLGEFTVSYAGFVNGESADSLDVQPTASVSIADASQAGTYTIKVSGGDDDNYSLSYAEGTLTIETVLGVKEKEFIHVYPNPATDYLIIESSEIKYVEVFDYTGRRLKSQELTDGEVDLTGLHEGIHLLRLSDSDGRVVATMRFMKKG from the coding sequence ATGATTAGATATTTCTTGAGTGCGTGTTTATGGATGATTGGTGGCTATGCAATCTCCCAACCGGTTGGCTGGGAGGTTGATCCTTCCGAATACGAGTATTCAGCGTCATTTACCTGGCAAGTGCAGTTCACCTCATCTACTGCTGTTGATGGAACGGATTATCTGGCGGCCTTTGTTGACGGTGAAGTAAGAGGAGTAGTGTCCAGCCTTTATCATCCTGGTTTTGAAAAATACTTTTTCCCGATCCTGGTCTACAGCAATTCGGTCAACGAAGAGGGGCTCACTTTCAAATATTACGATGCATCCGAGGGCGCTACCTATCAGATAGACAATGAGTACCAGTTTGTACTTGATCGGTCAAGCGGAAGTTATTCCGATCCATTACTTTTTACCGTCGATGACCGGCTTTCACAAACCATAGCATTTGGCGCATTGGAGAGGGTTAGTTACGGAGCGGGGCCGTACGAGTTAACTGCTACAGCTACCTCAGGACTCACCGTAAGTTACGCCAGCTCGGATCAGACGGTGGCCACTGTTTCCGGAAGTACCCTCACGGTTGTGGGCGCTGGAAGTGTCACTATCACGGCCAGTCAGGGAGGAGCTGATACCTACCGAGCCGCAGAGGATGTGCCACAGGTATTGGTAGTGGATCAGGCAGGTCAGACCATTACTTTTGAGGCTATTGACAAGGTGGATATCAGTGTGGGAAGCGTGCAGCTTACAGCCAGTGCAAGTTCCGGTCTGGATGTAGCCTACAGTCTTGTATCTGGTTCGGCGACCTTATCGGGGAACACTTTGACTTTGACTGGCACCGGAGAGGTTGTGGTGGCAGCGGACCAGGAAGGAGATGCCAACTACCTGGAGGCGGTTCAAGTGATCCAAAGTTTTTCAGTAACCGATTCGAGCAAGCAACATCAGCAGATAGTATTTGATCAACTGGAGGAGCAAAGCTATGGAGGAGGCTCTTTTGAGCTTCTTGCTTCAGCTAGTTCTGGTTTGTCGGTGAGCTATGCGAGCTCCAACACAGCGGTGGCGACCATTTCAGGAAGTACGGTGACGATCGTTGGGGCGGGTAGCACAGAAATTACTGCCAGTCAGCTGGGAGATGACAGCTATAACCCCGCTGACGAGGTAGTGCGCACGCTGGTAGTTAACAAGGCATCTCAAACGATCAGCATCGACTCGCTGGCTGATGTGGATATAAGCGCTGGTAGCATCGAACTGACGGCATCTGCCACCTCCGGACTTGAGGTGGAGTTCACTCTTCGCTCTGGTCCCGGAATTTTGTCTGAAAACATACTTACTCTTACTGGATCAGGTGCTATTTACATCGCTGCCGATCAAGCTGGCAATGACAACTATGCGGCGGCTGACCAGGTGTTGTACAGTTTTTTCGTCACTGAAACTGGCAGGCAGGCTCAATCCATCACGTTTGGCGCATTGGATGAGAAAACATATGGTGACGAATCGTTCGAGTTGACAGCCACGGCGAGCTCCGAGCTCACCGTGGCTTACAGTAGCTCCAACGACAATATAGCGTCAATTTCCGGGAGTACTGTGACGATCGTCGGCGCCGGTTCGGTGATCATTACTGCTAGTCAGCCAGGCAACGACATGTACGAAGGAGCACCAGACAAGGTGCAGCTTTTGATCGTCAATAAGGCCAATCTGATGGTGGTAGCTGATGACAAGATAATCAATCAGGGGGAAGATTTAGGGGAGTTTACCGTAAGCTACGCAGGTTTTGTGAATGGCGAAAGCGCAGACTCGCTGGACGTGCAACCTACAGCGTCGGTGTCCATTGCGGATGCATCACAGGCTGGAACCTATACTATTAAAGTGTCTGGTGGCGACGATGATAACTATTCGTTGAGCTACGCTGAGGGGACGCTTACCATAGAAACTGTACTTGGTGTGAAAGAAAAGGAATTCATCCATGTCTACCCAAATCCGGCGACAGATTACTTGATCATCGAGTCCTCTGAGATAAAATATGTAGAGGTGTTTGATTATACCGGAAGACGATTGAAATCGCAGGAATTGACTGATGGAGAAGTGGATCTTACCGGTTTGCACGAGGGCATCCACCTGCTTCGCCTGAGTGACAGCGATGGCAGGGTCGTTGCCACCATGCGATTCATGAAAAAGGGCTAG
- a CDS encoding VOC family protein: MNNITTVKPFLTVNNAKKAVSFYIAAFGAIETKRFDMPDQKISSVIEIEKAEFYVGDEEPHNGNLSPDIKLTSPVRIILQTKNADELFEKAISFGATEICPMTTEDDWRIGKLKDPFGHIWEIGYTL; encoded by the coding sequence ATGAATAATATTACTACGGTAAAACCTTTTCTGACGGTAAATAATGCTAAAAAAGCTGTGAGCTTTTATATAGCTGCTTTTGGAGCGATTGAGACAAAAAGATTTGACATGCCTGACCAGAAAATATCATCCGTCATTGAGATTGAGAAGGCTGAGTTTTATGTAGGCGACGAAGAACCTCATAATGGAAATTTATCCCCAGACATAAAACTGACCAGCCCGGTCAGAATAATTTTACAAACAAAAAATGCCGATGAATTATTTGAAAAGGCAATAAGTTTTGGTGCAACTGAAATTTGTCCAATGACAACTGAAGATGACTGGAGAATAGGAAAACTGAAAGACCCATTTGGACACATTTGGGAGATTGGTTACACGTTGTAA
- a CDS encoding FecR family protein: MAEDFKDHQLAKWLNGELSEEELREHFTPEDLLKFRQILDEVDRWTPDLETEVFSPEVVTRQEKQGKVRRLWLPLSVAASILILLAAGILFINKSDQVRYATAAGETRDIALPDGRSTIILAANSSVSWTDKSWSAAQRQVNLKGKGFLQVEEGSPFIVNTSSGKVEVLGTSFEVHEFESGLQVNCYQGTVKATVTGQSPMMVNAGESYLYFEGQWEAKAEVSDAAPQWLNNESSFENAPLRQVIKTLESEYNLKTDAGTINLSRRFTGSFPNNNLDEALRLVFVPLSITYELKGDRLYLSE; the protein is encoded by the coding sequence ATGGCAGAGGACTTCAAAGACCATCAACTTGCCAAATGGCTGAACGGAGAGCTTTCGGAAGAAGAGCTGAGGGAGCACTTTACCCCCGAAGATCTGCTAAAGTTCCGGCAGATACTTGATGAGGTGGACCGCTGGACGCCCGATCTGGAAACCGAGGTTTTTTCTCCCGAGGTAGTCACGAGGCAGGAAAAGCAAGGAAAAGTAAGGAGACTCTGGCTGCCTCTGTCCGTTGCTGCATCCATTTTAATCCTATTGGCCGCAGGTATTTTGTTCATTAATAAGTCCGACCAGGTTAGATACGCAACAGCCGCCGGAGAAACCAGAGATATTGCCCTCCCGGATGGCCGGTCAACCATTATTCTCGCTGCTAATTCCAGCGTTAGCTGGACCGATAAAAGCTGGTCTGCTGCGCAGCGACAGGTTAATTTGAAAGGAAAAGGTTTTTTGCAGGTGGAAGAGGGGAGCCCGTTTATTGTCAATACTTCCAGTGGAAAAGTGGAAGTACTGGGAACCAGCTTTGAAGTGCACGAGTTTGAAAGCGGATTGCAGGTAAACTGCTACCAGGGCACAGTGAAGGCAACGGTTACCGGCCAGTCACCCATGATGGTCAACGCAGGCGAGAGCTACCTTTACTTCGAGGGACAATGGGAAGCAAAAGCGGAGGTTTCCGATGCTGCCCCTCAATGGCTGAACAACGAATCGTCTTTCGAAAATGCCCCACTCAGGCAGGTCATCAAGACGCTGGAATCAGAATATAACTTGAAAACGGACGCAGGCACCATTAACCTCAGCAGGCGGTTTACAGGCTCATTTCCTAATAACAACCTGGACGAAGCTTTAAGGCTTGTCTTCGTCCCTCTTAGCATAACCTATGAACTAAAAGGCGATCGGTTATATTTGTCGGAATAA
- a CDS encoding RNA polymerase sigma factor, giving the protein MGKSICEEQVFHEVHRMHASALRNFLFYKLGSLEKAKDFAQEAFIRLWNNCSKVDFEKSKSYLYTIANRLFLDEADHQKVVLKFHHRQGMSERHMDSNPEYLYRQKEFKTNLEEAVSSLSEKQRVVFLMSRIDKMQNKEIAEAMDLSIKTVEKHISGSLRLLKEKLDELKYLKL; this is encoded by the coding sequence ATGGGCAAATCAATTTGTGAAGAGCAGGTATTTCACGAAGTACACAGAATGCATGCCTCAGCTCTTCGGAATTTTCTTTTTTACAAGTTAGGGAGCCTCGAAAAGGCCAAGGATTTTGCCCAGGAAGCATTCATACGGCTTTGGAACAATTGCAGCAAGGTGGATTTTGAGAAATCGAAAAGTTATCTCTACACCATAGCCAACCGGTTGTTTCTGGATGAAGCGGATCACCAAAAAGTAGTGCTGAAGTTTCACCACCGACAGGGAATGTCGGAAAGACATATGGATAGTAATCCTGAATACCTTTACCGGCAGAAGGAATTTAAAACAAACCTGGAAGAAGCGGTCTCCTCACTATCAGAAAAGCAGCGGGTCGTTTTTCTGATGAGCCGGATAGATAAGATGCAGAACAAGGAAATTGCCGAAGCAATGGACCTTTCGATAAAAACAGTAGAAAAACACATCTCCGGCTCCCTTCGGCTGTTGAAGGAAAAGCTGGATGAGCTAAAATATTTGAAATTGTAG
- a CDS encoding SCO family protein, giving the protein MINRLLTGLVCLGIFWQCSSPGDPKVQSIGLPYYSQADFTPEWFDDQAIGSAAIHTIAPFKLVNQNGDTITESDLKGKIYVANFFFTICPTICPRMTDNLERVMEAFEDDNSVLLVSHTVMPWIDSVATLHEFAQKRGIQGGKWHLLTGEKTDLYTLGRESYFADEGFGKSVTADSDFLHTENVVLVDSQLRIRGVYNGTLQLEMSRLIEDIRRLQGET; this is encoded by the coding sequence ATGATAAATAGATTGCTAACTGGCCTTGTATGCCTCGGTATATTTTGGCAATGCTCAAGCCCGGGTGACCCAAAAGTGCAAAGCATAGGTCTTCCTTATTATTCACAGGCCGATTTTACGCCCGAGTGGTTTGATGACCAGGCTATTGGCAGTGCTGCCATACATACGATAGCTCCCTTCAAGCTGGTGAATCAAAACGGCGACACCATAACAGAAAGTGACCTGAAGGGAAAAATATATGTGGCCAACTTCTTTTTTACGATTTGCCCGACGATATGCCCCAGAATGACCGACAACCTGGAGCGGGTGATGGAGGCGTTTGAAGACGACAACTCCGTTCTACTGGTGTCGCATACAGTGATGCCATGGATAGACTCCGTAGCCACCTTGCACGAGTTTGCGCAGAAAAGAGGGATCCAGGGTGGTAAGTGGCATCTTTTGACTGGGGAGAAAACGGATTTGTACACCCTGGGTAGAGAATCCTATTTTGCTGATGAGGGTTTTGGAAAAAGTGTCACAGCCGATTCAGACTTTCTACACACCGAAAACGTGGTACTGGTGGATAGCCAGCTCCGGATCCGGGGGGTCTACAATGGCACCCTGCAGCTGGAGATGAGTCGCCTGATTGAAGATATCCGAAGATTGCAAGGAGAAACCTGA
- a CDS encoding IS110 family RNA-guided transposase, translating to MKGKSKELNFEGQKVFVGIDVHLTSWKVTILLEQLTHKTFSQDPRAETLASYLRRTFPGAEYYSAYEAGFCGYSVHRSLEACGIHNIVVNPADIPTTDKEKKQKEDSRDSRKIARCLRTGELEAIHVPDRAIEELRGLVRYRKTLVKEISRNKTRVKASLHFYGIEIPAELDSASRHWSANFSKWLATIRLSTDYGHTVIADTVDTVDHLRSTLLKINKQLRTIAKSEAYAHKINCLKSIPGVGLVVSMTLLTELEQINRFKNLDKLCAYIGLIPSTNSSGDKDRTGSITPRSNKPLRGVLIESAWVASRIDPALALAYSNLCKRMKPNRAIIRIAKKLLNRIRFVLKNETEYEYAVVK from the coding sequence ATGAAAGGTAAAAGTAAAGAATTGAACTTCGAAGGTCAAAAGGTATTCGTTGGCATTGATGTGCATTTAACCAGTTGGAAAGTGACCATATTATTGGAACAGCTTACACATAAGACGTTTTCACAGGATCCGAGAGCTGAGACTTTAGCCAGCTATCTAAGGAGAACCTTTCCAGGGGCCGAATATTATTCAGCCTATGAGGCAGGATTTTGCGGTTACAGTGTTCACCGATCTCTGGAGGCATGTGGCATACACAATATTGTAGTCAACCCAGCAGACATTCCTACCACAGATAAAGAGAAGAAACAAAAGGAGGACAGCCGAGATAGTAGAAAAATTGCACGCTGTTTACGTACTGGAGAATTAGAAGCTATCCATGTTCCAGACAGGGCTATAGAAGAACTTCGTGGGCTGGTAAGGTACCGTAAAACTTTGGTCAAGGAAATCAGTAGAAACAAGACCAGGGTCAAAGCTTCTTTACATTTCTATGGTATTGAAATTCCGGCAGAACTGGACTCTGCATCACGCCACTGGTCAGCTAATTTCTCCAAATGGTTAGCAACCATAAGGCTATCGACAGATTACGGCCATACCGTAATAGCCGACACGGTGGATACAGTTGATCATTTACGGTCTACACTACTCAAAATCAATAAGCAGCTAAGGACAATAGCTAAAAGTGAGGCGTATGCTCATAAAATTAACTGCCTTAAAAGTATTCCCGGAGTAGGACTGGTTGTGTCGATGACTTTGCTTACAGAACTCGAGCAGATCAACCGGTTCAAGAACCTGGATAAACTTTGTGCTTATATTGGACTGATTCCATCTACTAATTCTTCAGGAGATAAAGATCGAACAGGAAGCATTACACCCAGAAGCAATAAACCATTGAGAGGGGTACTTATTGAAAGTGCATGGGTTGCCAGTAGAATTGATCCTGCTCTAGCTCTGGCTTATAGTAATTTGTGTAAGCGAATGAAGCCAAATAGAGCTATTATTCGAATAGCTAAAAAGTTATTGAATCGTATAAGGTTTGTATTGAAAAATGAAACAGAGTATGAATATGCGGTGGTTAAATGA
- a CDS encoding TonB-dependent receptor plug domain-containing protein, whose translation MRAFFLLAASLLSFSCISQAAGGQNLLQAIAFFESEAGVKFSYDPEVLGLIDRKFDTKNTDLPSFIETVENSLPLTIDQVNEQHYTISLAQAEFHLIVTDSTTREAIFPEMGGVLLLNGQPVQSVQSNDEWTFSYKPSVRDSVEVYVPGYVRQRITFRQLLNSTHLTLPLSLITLHLKKVVIEDYLTSGINMDPAGQSISIHTADLPLLPGETDGDLFASLAALPGITTPDNRPGNLFIRGSSTDQSLILFDNIPIYHRGHYFGTISPYNPKVVEEVKVYRNGYHPRMGGRVGGAVEIQSDHQPALHPKTGLGTNSLYAMGYTKVPLAGKKVGISLGARRSYPYSFSSPKLRAISQMVFAASALTDSAGKVQENIDVLFEDYHARITFQPNRKNELYFTSIFTRSKTEFTTNVPEENQVKNVGFNFQWKYAITRKAKSSLSVTVSDYDYSYLIGMAIQNATPGVSGGYSLNGIKDYSIQEEVDIKLPNANSLQTGVDYQLQQTYFKYSLTNPRDTIPVILGDQAEAQSFSPFANFEWNSLRKLYAQIGVRATYYDLTNNLQVTPRLFVNYYPHQALTLKGSLGWYRQYLSQVKNLEFSSGGFDNELWLLARANNNIISGTQAMVGGVVSVNSWIFDLEGYYKTADNVTYHSDKRFYNNRGIYLTADHAMYGVDFFIKKKVNESVAIWTGYSWNQSKVALDSALDITYDSKYSQPNVFYLGGLVERGRWKLSAGWRLNSGLTSRSLDMIQAENLFLEETSRRQSGGRPGGNSGLTNPFDALPYRYPAVHMLDISASYTIPPTEERRLSATFGVSLINAYNQVNMTDIVTRKGNPVPRLKERDAIQFAPNLMVMIEW comes from the coding sequence ATGAGAGCGTTTTTTTTATTAGCTGCCAGCTTATTGTCCTTTTCATGTATTTCACAAGCTGCAGGCGGACAGAACTTACTGCAAGCCATTGCCTTTTTTGAAAGTGAGGCGGGAGTTAAATTTTCCTACGATCCGGAGGTATTAGGACTCATTGACCGGAAATTTGATACGAAAAATACGGACCTGCCCTCGTTCATCGAAACTGTGGAAAACTCACTGCCTCTCACGATCGATCAGGTAAATGAACAGCACTATACGATCAGCCTGGCCCAGGCCGAGTTCCATCTCATAGTTACCGATTCCACAACCAGAGAGGCTATTTTCCCTGAAATGGGCGGCGTATTGCTTCTCAATGGTCAGCCAGTGCAGTCTGTCCAAAGCAATGATGAATGGACTTTTTCTTACAAACCCTCTGTGCGTGATTCGGTGGAAGTGTATGTACCGGGGTATGTCCGGCAGCGAATCACCTTCCGCCAGCTGCTCAACAGCACACACCTCACCCTTCCGCTGAGCCTGATAACACTGCACCTGAAGAAAGTCGTTATAGAAGACTACCTCACTTCCGGCATTAACATGGATCCAGCCGGCCAGAGCATTTCAATTCATACAGCCGATCTTCCCTTGCTGCCAGGCGAAACAGACGGCGACCTGTTTGCATCGCTGGCCGCATTACCTGGCATTACTACGCCCGATAACCGGCCCGGCAATCTGTTTATTCGGGGCAGCTCAACCGACCAGTCGCTGATTCTGTTTGACAACATTCCTATTTACCACAGAGGGCACTACTTTGGCACTATTTCTCCCTACAACCCCAAGGTTGTAGAGGAGGTGAAGGTTTACCGCAACGGTTATCACCCCCGCATGGGAGGCCGAGTGGGCGGCGCTGTGGAAATCCAATCTGACCACCAGCCGGCCCTCCATCCGAAGACCGGCCTGGGCACCAATTCACTTTATGCGATGGGCTATACGAAGGTGCCTCTGGCTGGCAAAAAAGTAGGTATTTCATTAGGAGCGAGACGATCCTATCCTTATTCTTTTTCGTCTCCCAAGCTCAGAGCAATTTCCCAAATGGTGTTTGCTGCGTCTGCACTGACCGACTCGGCCGGTAAGGTGCAGGAGAACATTGATGTTTTGTTTGAAGACTACCACGCCAGGATTACTTTCCAGCCCAATCGCAAAAATGAGCTCTATTTCACCTCCATTTTTACCCGGTCCAAAACAGAATTCACCACCAATGTACCTGAAGAAAACCAGGTAAAAAACGTTGGCTTCAATTTCCAGTGGAAATATGCAATAACCCGAAAGGCTAAATCCTCGCTATCTGTTACCGTGTCGGATTATGATTATTCTTATCTCATAGGCATGGCCATTCAAAACGCTACGCCGGGTGTTTCGGGGGGGTATTCGTTGAATGGCATTAAGGACTATAGTATTCAGGAAGAGGTGGACATTAAGCTGCCAAATGCCAACTCGCTGCAGACTGGGGTAGACTATCAGCTTCAACAAACATATTTTAAATACAGTCTCACCAATCCACGGGACACTATCCCTGTCATTTTGGGAGACCAAGCAGAAGCCCAGTCGTTCTCACCCTTCGCCAATTTTGAGTGGAACAGCCTGAGAAAACTTTACGCACAGATTGGGGTTCGGGCCACCTACTACGATCTGACAAATAACCTTCAGGTCACCCCTCGCCTATTTGTAAACTATTACCCTCACCAGGCTCTTACGCTCAAAGGCTCGCTGGGCTGGTACCGGCAGTATCTCAGCCAGGTGAAGAACCTGGAGTTTTCCAGCGGTGGTTTCGACAACGAACTGTGGCTGCTGGCCCGTGCCAACAACAATATTATATCTGGCACGCAGGCTATGGTGGGCGGCGTGGTAAGCGTCAATTCGTGGATTTTTGACCTGGAAGGGTACTATAAAACGGCCGACAACGTGACCTACCATAGCGACAAGAGGTTTTACAACAACAGGGGGATTTACCTTACCGCCGACCACGCTATGTATGGAGTTGATTTTTTCATCAAAAAGAAGGTGAATGAAAGTGTTGCGATATGGACCGGTTACTCGTGGAATCAGTCTAAGGTGGCGCTGGATTCTGCCCTGGATATTACCTACGATTCCAAATACAGCCAGCCCAATGTTTTTTACCTGGGAGGCCTTGTAGAAAGAGGGCGATGGAAACTATCAGCGGGATGGAGACTCAACTCCGGGCTGACGAGCCGCTCGCTGGATATGATACAGGCAGAGAATCTTTTCCTCGAAGAAACCAGTCGGCGACAGTCCGGGGGCCGTCCGGGCGGAAACTCCGGACTGACCAATCCTTTCGATGCCCTTCCTTACCGATATCCTGCTGTTCACATGCTGGATATTTCGGCCTCTTACACCATTCCGCCAACGGAAGAACGTCGACTGTCGGCCACCTTTGGTGTGTCGTTGATCAACGCTTACAACCAGGTTAATATGACTGACATAGTAACCAGGAAAGGAAATCCTGTACCAAGGCTGAAAGAGCGTGATGCCATTCAATTTGCTCCCAACCTTATGGTGATGATTGAGTGGTAG
- a CDS encoding helix-turn-helix domain-containing protein, producing MTQEQLAERTGTKKSYISRIENGHSDRQLLTLYRVMEIGLGKRVTLTIG from the coding sequence CTGACACAAGAACAACTTGCCGAGCGGACTGGAACGAAGAAAAGTTACATTTCCAGAATCGAAAACGGGCATAGTGACAGACAGCTGCTTACACTCTACAGAGTTATGGAAATAGGCTTGGGCAAAAGAGTAACACTAACAATCGGATGA
- a CDS encoding YHYH protein: protein MTSIRHSIVALSIFCLTGMVSCGGEDDADDIEVDEDPTEEITNDVSILVDKFTNKSALTIVVGENNITITTKDQPDHKSMYYESGNSLYEAYDEPNNPEFKKNPHNITTQNIVMKIPRFPEKASTHKATSMGPIGIAVNSVALFNQAAAPGDDILDELNTFDQYEGHPQQQGMYHYHTEPVYITQTEGDDAFLGFLLDGFPVYGPFENGKRLSNDDLDDYHGHTTATADFPDGIYHYHATDELPWINGDGYYGTPGTITF from the coding sequence ATGACAAGTATCAGGCATTCCATTGTCGCATTATCTATTTTTTGTTTAACCGGCATGGTCAGCTGTGGAGGCGAAGACGACGCTGATGACATAGAAGTCGACGAAGACCCAACAGAAGAAATTACCAACGACGTAAGCATCCTGGTTGATAAGTTCACTAACAAAAGCGCCCTCACCATTGTGGTTGGAGAAAACAACATTACGATCACCACAAAAGATCAGCCCGACCACAAAAGCATGTACTACGAAAGCGGCAACTCTTTGTATGAGGCCTACGACGAGCCCAACAACCCCGAGTTCAAGAAAAACCCCCACAACATTACTACTCAAAATATTGTGATGAAAATTCCACGGTTTCCGGAAAAGGCTTCGACCCACAAGGCCACTTCCATGGGGCCGATAGGTATCGCTGTGAACAGTGTGGCGCTTTTCAATCAGGCCGCTGCCCCTGGCGACGATATCCTGGACGAGCTCAACACTTTCGACCAATACGAGGGGCACCCTCAGCAGCAGGGAATGTACCACTACCACACCGAGCCGGTTTACATTACCCAAACGGAAGGGGATGATGCCTTTCTTGGCTTCTTGCTTGACGGGTTTCCGGTTTACGGACCTTTTGAAAACGGCAAAAGGCTAAGTAACGATGACCTGGACGACTATCACGGACACACAACCGCAACAGCAGACTTCCCCGACGGCATCTATCATTACCACGCTACCGATGAACTACCATGGATCAATGGCGACGGTTATTATGGAACTCCGGGGACTATTACTTTTTAA